TTCGACGCCGTCGCGGGCCAGGTCAAGCAGTCTGTTCATGCAGCACCTTTCCCACGAGGACCTGCTCGTAAACTTCGAGGTTCTGGCGCGCGGCCTGCGGCCAGAGGTAATTCGCCTGAATGTGCTTTTTCAGGCGGTCCGTGCGCGGCGCGCTCAGCATCTTCATGGTCTGCGACCGGATGCTGTCCGGCCGGTCGGGCCGCACATAAAGCACGTGGTCCCCGAAATATTCCTGGGTCGCGCCCTGGTCCGTGATCACGACTTTTGCACCGGCAAGCCCGGCTTCCAGCGCGGCGAGGCCGGGCGTTTCCAGCCAGGTGGCGAGCAGAAACGTATTGCAGGCCGCA
This genomic stretch from Verrucomicrobiia bacterium harbors:
- a CDS encoding glycosyltransferase, which encodes VVRALKGIGRPVVFIGDPVPAYQDYYEACRREAGAQMHFLGGLPHGSELLVSAYAACNTFLLATWLETPGLAALEAGLAGAKVVITDQGATQEYFGDHVLYVRPDRPDSIRSQTMKMLSAPRTDRLKKHIQANYLWPQAARQNLEVYEQVLVGKVLHEQTA